One segment of Macrotis lagotis isolate mMagLag1 chromosome 1, bilby.v1.9.chrom.fasta, whole genome shotgun sequence DNA contains the following:
- the LOC141507177 gene encoding LOW QUALITY PROTEIN: olfactory receptor 2AT4-like (The sequence of the model RefSeq protein was modified relative to this genomic sequence to represent the inferred CDS: inserted 2 bases in 1 codon), whose translation MDTRACNSSDDYLTSFCLMGIPSLPESFTFPIFFIFLILYLLIVIGNILILESVXHKPMYFFLTNLSALDILFMTTTIPMMLSLFLLGDRILSFPACFLRMDLFHGLGCGEAFILVVMPYDRYVAICHPLHYTVHMTPQVIAKLAAGAWLAALLLPIPAVVQSSQMTFAALAQVFHCFCYHLAVVQASCSDPTFQTFLGFCCAMSVSFTPLVLAVLSYARILISILKISSKEGRTKAFSTCTSHLLIVGTYYTSIAVAYVAYRADLPVDFQIMGNVVYTILNPVVNHLIYTLRNKDVKAAITKFMIPGKRRL comes from the exons ATGGATACAAGAGCCTGTAACAGTTCAGATGACTACCTCACCTCCTTTTGTCTAATGGGAATCCCCTCCCTTCCAGAATCATTCACCTTCCCTATCTTCTTCATCTTTCTCATCCTTTATCTCCTCATTGTCATTGGAAACATTCTGATCTTGGAGTCTGT TCACAAGCCTATGTACTTCTTCCTGACCAACCTCTCAGCACTGGACATCCTTTTTATGACAACCACCATCCCCATGATGCTCTCCCTCTTTTTGTTAGGTGACAGAATCCTCTCCTTCCCAGCATGCTTCCTGCGAATGGACTTATTCCATGGCCTTGGTTGTGGGGAAGCCTTTATCCTGGTAGTCATGCCCTATGATCGCTATGTAGCTATCTGTCACCCATTGCACTATACAGTCCACATGACCCCACAGGTCATTGCCAAGTTAGCAGCTGGTGCCTGGCTAGCTGCCCTCCTGCTACCTATACCAGCTGTGGTCCAATCATCCCAGATGACCTTTGCCGCACTGGCCCAGGTCTTTCATTGCTTTTGTTACCATCTAGCAGTGGTGCAGGCTTCCTGCTCAGACCCCACCTTCCAGACATTCTTGGGTTTCTGCTGTGCCATGTCTGTCTCCTTCACACCCCTGGTCCTGGCGGTCCTATCCTATGCTCGAATTCTCATCTCTATCTTGAAGATCAGCTCAAAAGAAGGCCGGACAAAAGCCTTCTCTACCTGCACATCCCATCTCCTTATTGTTGGCACCTACTATACATCTATTGCTGTGGCCTATGTGGCCTACAGGGCAGACCTTCCTGTAGACTTCCAAATCATGGGAAATGTAGTATACACCATCCTCAACCCTGTGGTGAACCACCTCATCTATACCCTGAGGAACAAAGATGTCAAAGCAGCCATCACCAAATTCATGATTCCCGGGAAAAGAAGGCTGTGA